A window of the Thalassospira sp. TSL5-1 genome harbors these coding sequences:
- a CDS encoding acetoin utilization protein AcuC: protein MLHAPRMIAAEIYRGSSYGPNHPLGIPRVSLVVDMVHALGWVDAENYSVGPLATPAQLARFHTPDYIAAVMQAERDQFLPEEMMQRYKLGKNGNPIYPEIFRRPATAAGSSILAASLLQDGGIIHHPAGGTHHGRAAEASGFCYFNDPVLGILTLLDGGLDRILYVDIDAHHGDGVQLAFTDDDRVLTVSVHQADLWPRTGDITDIAGGMARNLPVPAGMNDDEMRFVLFEYLLPLAADFKPQAVVMQCGCDTLAEDPQSRQMLGNGSVWEVVKEFVGIAPRLLVLGGGGYNPYGVARCWAGIWAMLNKNEIPEKLPESAEEILRDIKWSHRLGRQPAASLLTTLADDWRGGEIRAEVRGHVQFLKGYGV from the coding sequence ATGCTGCATGCGCCGCGTATGATTGCCGCCGAAATTTATCGCGGTTCATCTTATGGCCCCAATCATCCCTTGGGTATTCCCCGGGTATCTCTGGTTGTGGATATGGTTCATGCCCTGGGCTGGGTAGATGCGGAGAATTACAGTGTTGGGCCGCTTGCAACACCGGCGCAATTGGCGCGTTTTCATACGCCCGATTACATTGCCGCTGTGATGCAGGCTGAACGAGACCAGTTTCTGCCCGAAGAGATGATGCAGCGTTACAAGCTGGGCAAAAACGGAAATCCGATTTATCCGGAAATTTTCCGCCGTCCGGCAACTGCCGCAGGATCATCGATTTTGGCAGCGTCGCTTTTGCAGGATGGCGGCATTATCCATCATCCGGCAGGGGGTACGCATCATGGGCGTGCTGCCGAGGCATCGGGGTTTTGTTATTTCAACGATCCGGTGTTGGGCATTTTAACCCTGCTTGATGGTGGACTGGACCGCATTTTGTATGTGGACATTGATGCGCATCATGGCGACGGGGTGCAACTTGCCTTTACAGATGATGATCGGGTTTTAACGGTTTCCGTTCATCAGGCTGATTTGTGGCCGCGAACCGGCGACATTACGGATATTGCAGGCGGTATGGCGCGTAATTTGCCGGTGCCAGCCGGTATGAATGATGATGAAATGCGCTTTGTGCTGTTTGAATATCTTTTGCCCCTGGCAGCGGATTTCAAACCGCAGGCAGTGGTCATGCAATGTGGCTGCGACACCCTGGCAGAAGACCCCCAGTCGCGGCAAATGCTGGGGAATGGGTCGGTCTGGGAGGTGGTAAAAGAATTTGTCGGAATAGCCCCGCGCCTGCTGGTTTTGGGTGGCGGTGGTTATAACCCCTATGGGGTGGCCCGATGCTGGGCCGGGATATGGGCAATGCTGAATAAAAATGAAATTCCGGAAAAATTACCGGAATCAGCAGAAGAGATACTGCGTGACATAAAATGGTCGCATCGTCTTGGCAGACAGCCGGCGGCCAGCTTGTTAACAACCCTTGCCGATGACTGGCGGGGTGGGGAAATCCGGGCGGAAGTCCGGGGTCATGTGCAGTTTCTAAAAGGGTATGGGGTATGA
- a CDS encoding quinone oxidoreductase encodes MSRIIHMDQSGGASVLYATDIELPAPQANEVCVKQSLIGVNYVDVYFRKGLYPMPNLPGSIGVEAVGTVCAIGSNVTGFEIGDRVGYAGFPVGSYCAMRNVAANRLIKLPDDLGDEQISGSLLRGLTAYFLLVHVCKVQPGQSMLVHAAAGGLGQVLVHWAKQLGITTFGTVSTAEKARLAQKQGLDHAIFYKDQDFETVIRELTDGQGVDYAIDGIGGETLSKSIRSTKPFGTTANIGQVGGDLPLLNVNTLANRFLIRASVLAFINDMPRYHNAAKAWFDILRHGSLPAAHIYDFANASQAHADLEAGATNGAVYLKVDK; translated from the coding sequence ATGAGCCGTATCATTCACATGGACCAAAGCGGCGGCGCATCGGTTCTATATGCCACCGACATTGAGCTGCCTGCACCACAGGCCAATGAAGTGTGCGTCAAACAAAGCCTGATTGGCGTTAATTACGTTGATGTTTATTTTCGCAAGGGCCTTTACCCGATGCCGAACCTTCCGGGCAGCATCGGTGTGGAGGCTGTGGGGACTGTTTGTGCCATTGGCAGCAATGTTACGGGTTTTGAAATTGGCGACCGGGTTGGCTATGCCGGGTTCCCGGTTGGCAGTTATTGTGCGATGCGCAATGTTGCGGCCAACCGCCTGATAAAGCTGCCCGATGACCTTGGCGATGAACAAATTTCCGGGTCGCTGCTGCGCGGTTTGACGGCGTATTTTCTGCTGGTGCATGTATGCAAGGTCCAACCGGGACAAAGCATGCTGGTTCACGCCGCAGCGGGCGGCTTGGGCCAGGTACTGGTGCATTGGGCAAAACAGTTGGGCATCACCACCTTTGGCACGGTCAGCACCGCCGAAAAGGCCAGGCTGGCGCAAAAACAGGGCCTGGACCATGCCATATTCTACAAAGACCAGGATTTTGAAACGGTCATCAGGGAGCTGACAGATGGTCAGGGCGTTGATTATGCCATTGATGGTATTGGCGGCGAAACCCTGAGCAAGAGCATCCGATCCACCAAACCCTTTGGGACAACGGCGAATATCGGCCAGGTCGGCGGGGATTTACCCTTGCTGAATGTCAACACGCTGGCAAACCGGTTTTTAATTCGCGCCAGTGTTCTGGCCTTCATCAATGACATGCCAAGGTATCATAATGCGGCAAAAGCATGGTTTGATATTTTGCGCCACGGATCCCTTCCGGCGGCACATATTTATGATTTTGCCAACGCATCCCAAGCCCATGCCGACCTTGAGGCTGGGGCAACAAACGGGGCCGTTTATCTGAAAGTCGATAAATAA
- a CDS encoding DUF192 domain-containing protein gives MKSFVQMVFVFFCVSAAVMAGLNAKATGFERSRLLVDGQVFNVELALSPEERAQGLMFRTQMADENGMLFDFGQPRDVSMWMKNTFISLDMLFIDQNGKIVGIAPRTVPKSEAIISSPRPVRFVLELNGGLAEKFDFKVGDMVDGLPR, from the coding sequence ATGAAGTCTTTCGTTCAAATGGTGTTTGTTTTTTTCTGTGTCAGTGCGGCGGTTATGGCTGGCCTGAATGCAAAAGCCACGGGTTTTGAGCGATCGCGTCTTTTGGTGGATGGACAGGTTTTTAACGTCGAACTGGCGCTGAGCCCCGAGGAACGGGCACAGGGCTTGATGTTTCGCACCCAGATGGCCGATGAAAACGGGATGCTGTTTGATTTTGGTCAGCCACGGGACGTGTCGATGTGGATGAAGAACACCTTCATTTCGCTTGATATGCTGTTTATCGATCAGAATGGCAAAATCGTCGGTATCGCACCGCGCACGGTGCCAAAATCCGAAGCCATTATTTCCTCGCCGCGCCCGGTGCGCTTTGTGCTGGAACTTAATGGTGGGTTGGCCGAAAAGTTTGATTTCAAAGTTGGTGATATGGTCGATGGCCTGCCGCGTTAA
- a CDS encoding LysR family transcriptional regulator — protein MNWEDFRYFLTLAETGSFSGAARKLGVDHSTVARRVAALEVDVGLRLIDRLPKAVMLTQEGQLLAGRGQEALDAMFAVERAAAGSMTGVSVPLCISAPPSLARHVIAPGLHGFRQQHPTIEVILQGQTQSADLNRRQADIAIRLSRPRKSSVITRKLADMPMAFYGAADYRKPEVDWDLISWDDSSADIPQYRWLENRLAGRSVVLRSNDMDVQAAGARAGVGVALLPCYLGDTDPHLRKFKGQEDFPTREIWMLVHADLRHAPRVRSGMDFLIRTIEGLAA, from the coding sequence ATGAACTGGGAAGATTTTCGCTATTTTCTAACTCTGGCTGAAACGGGCAGTTTCTCCGGTGCGGCTCGCAAGCTGGGGGTTGATCACAGCACGGTGGCCCGGCGTGTCGCCGCACTGGAGGTGGATGTTGGCCTGCGTTTGATTGACCGTTTGCCCAAGGCAGTGATGTTGACCCAGGAGGGGCAATTGCTGGCGGGGCGCGGGCAGGAAGCACTTGACGCCATGTTTGCCGTGGAACGCGCGGCAGCCGGTTCGATGACGGGTGTTTCGGTGCCGCTTTGCATCAGCGCGCCGCCATCCCTGGCCCGTCATGTGATTGCGCCAGGCCTGCACGGCTTTCGTCAACAACACCCGACGATCGAAGTGATTTTGCAGGGGCAAACCCAGTCGGCGGATTTGAACCGCCGTCAGGCTGACATTGCCATTCGTCTGTCCCGACCCCGAAAATCCAGCGTCATTACCCGTAAATTGGCCGATATGCCGATGGCCTTTTATGGGGCGGCCGATTATCGCAAACCCGAGGTGGATTGGGATCTGATCAGTTGGGATGACAGCAGTGCGGATATTCCGCAATATCGCTGGCTTGAAAACCGGCTGGCGGGGCGCTCGGTTGTTTTACGCTCGAACGATATGGATGTTCAGGCTGCGGGCGCGCGCGCCGGGGTGGGGGTGGCATTGTTGCCCTGTTATTTGGGTGATACGGACCCGCATTTGCGGAAATTTAAGGGGCAAGAGGATTTCCCCACCCGCGAGATATGGATGCTGGTTCATGCCGATTTGCGCCATGCCCCGCGTGTGCGAAGCGGCATGGATTTTTTGATCAGAACCATCGAAGGTCTTGCCGCATGA